One genomic segment of Hydrocarboniclastica marina includes these proteins:
- a CDS encoding YheV family putative zinc ribbon protein, protein MTQTVKRFIAGAVCPRCAEMDKIMMFEQDGTQVRECVACGFSDQQSDSPSEGAELETRVNQPRRDAKLEPVVFFRSAAEDDTKK, encoded by the coding sequence ATGACCCAGACAGTGAAGCGCTTTATCGCCGGTGCGGTCTGCCCCCGCTGTGCGGAGATGGACAAGATCATGATGTTCGAGCAGGACGGCACCCAGGTTCGTGAGTGCGTGGCTTGTGGTTTCAGCGATCAGCAGAGCGATAGCCCGTCTGAAGGTGCCGAGTTGGAGACACGGGTGAATCAGCCCCGTAGAGACGCCAAACTGGAGCCGGTGGTTTTCTTCCGGTCCGCCGCTGAGGACGACACCAAGAAGTGA
- a CDS encoding DUF1653 domain-containing protein → MKLPKPGRYRHYKGGDYEVIGVARHSETEEALVVYRCLYGDHSLWVRPLAMFNETVHMAGEEVARFAYCGEPADNGKND, encoded by the coding sequence ATGAAGCTACCGAAACCGGGACGGTACCGGCACTACAAAGGCGGCGATTACGAAGTGATCGGGGTCGCGCGCCATAGCGAAACCGAGGAAGCTCTGGTGGTCTACCGCTGCCTGTACGGCGACCATAGCCTCTGGGTCCGCCCTCTGGCGATGTTTAACGAGACAGTGCACATGGCCGGAGAAGAAGTCGCCCGTTTCGCCTATTGTGGCGAGCCCGCCGACAACGGCAAAAACGATTAA
- the recD gene encoding exodeoxyribonuclease V subunit alpha has translation MASDSLPLHHQLTAWVERGWLRDIDLALVQFLHGQAPEARDDALLAAALASHQLGRGHIYLDLARTLGHPDEALSLPPEGDSNSEGLALPSSLLSGWTLDGWAQSLRQSGFVSMGTERVDGASTQSLPGAAEDDNRPLVLDRGRLYLRRYWQYEQQVARAIRSRLEQPVTGDDRDLSRVVETLFQPLRSTEEMPSTGVHWQTVAAALAARSRFTIISGGPGTGKTTTVVRVLGVLQQLALDAGSRPLRIHLAAPTGKAAARLTESIGAAVDQLPQDVQPFIPLTVTTLHRLLRPKPFSRKFRHDAGNPLHLDLLVVDEASMVDLELMAALLDALHPSTRLILLGDKDQLASVEAGAVLGELCQGADQPGYSQNLVRWLYDCTGYDLTPWQAQQAALAADNPTIDDHIALLRKSHRFGASSGIGQLAEAINRQDASHATKLIQHGGFSDVAWIATRAPDGVESALLRELILEGAATRFSHPDESGGYKAYLDIVHQGPDRFDSFDAWTRAVLAAFGRFQVLSALRKGPFGVESLNVEIEKILREVRLIGGAGAWYAGRPVLVTRNDYSLGLMNGDVGIALPDPESGDHLRVCFQAADGAVRKVLTSRLVSVETVFAMTVHKSQGSEFNHTCLVLPDRVSPILTKELLYTGITRARDRFSLVVADRRVFQAAVERRTQRASALAERLAEPFRVPGEC, from the coding sequence ATGGCCTCTGATTCCCTTCCATTGCACCACCAACTGACGGCGTGGGTGGAGCGGGGCTGGCTGCGTGACATCGACCTGGCGCTGGTGCAGTTTCTCCACGGGCAGGCGCCAGAAGCCAGGGATGATGCCCTTTTGGCGGCCGCACTGGCCAGCCACCAGCTGGGCCGCGGCCATATCTACCTGGATCTGGCGCGGACTTTGGGCCACCCCGACGAAGCCCTGTCTCTTCCGCCCGAGGGCGACAGCAACAGTGAGGGCCTGGCTTTGCCCTCGAGCTTGCTGTCCGGCTGGACACTCGACGGCTGGGCGCAGAGCTTGCGGCAGTCTGGCTTCGTCAGCATGGGCACAGAGCGCGTTGATGGCGCGAGCACGCAGTCTCTGCCCGGCGCTGCAGAAGACGATAACCGGCCGCTGGTGCTGGACCGGGGCAGGCTCTACCTGCGCCGCTACTGGCAGTATGAACAGCAGGTCGCCCGCGCCATTCGTTCACGGCTGGAACAGCCCGTAACGGGTGACGACCGGGATCTCAGCCGTGTGGTCGAAACGCTATTCCAGCCTTTGCGCAGTACCGAAGAGATGCCCAGCACTGGCGTGCACTGGCAGACGGTAGCTGCGGCGCTGGCGGCGCGCAGCCGGTTTACCATCATTTCCGGGGGCCCGGGCACGGGTAAAACCACCACCGTTGTCCGGGTGCTGGGCGTGCTGCAGCAACTGGCGCTCGACGCCGGCAGCCGGCCGTTACGCATCCATCTCGCCGCGCCCACGGGCAAGGCCGCAGCACGACTGACTGAATCGATTGGCGCGGCAGTCGATCAGCTTCCCCAAGATGTCCAGCCGTTCATTCCGCTGACGGTGACCACCCTGCACCGGCTGTTGCGACCCAAGCCCTTCTCGCGCAAGTTCCGCCACGATGCAGGTAATCCGCTGCATCTTGATCTGCTCGTGGTAGATGAAGCGTCGATGGTAGACCTGGAGCTCATGGCGGCTTTGCTCGATGCCCTGCATCCGTCGACCCGCCTGATCCTGCTGGGGGACAAAGATCAGCTGGCTTCGGTGGAGGCCGGGGCGGTACTCGGCGAATTGTGCCAGGGCGCCGACCAGCCCGGCTATAGCCAGAATCTGGTCCGCTGGCTGTACGATTGCACCGGCTATGACCTGACCCCCTGGCAGGCCCAGCAGGCGGCTCTTGCGGCTGACAACCCGACTATCGACGACCACATTGCCCTGTTACGTAAAAGCCACCGATTCGGCGCCAGCAGCGGCATTGGTCAGCTGGCCGAGGCGATAAACCGACAGGATGCCAGCCATGCGACGAAGCTGATCCAGCACGGCGGTTTCAGCGATGTCGCCTGGATCGCGACACGGGCACCGGACGGTGTTGAGTCGGCGCTTCTTCGGGAGCTCATCCTTGAAGGCGCAGCCACGCGCTTTTCCCATCCTGATGAAAGCGGAGGCTACAAGGCCTATCTGGACATTGTCCATCAGGGCCCGGACCGCTTCGACAGTTTTGATGCCTGGACCCGGGCCGTCCTGGCGGCGTTCGGACGATTCCAGGTTCTGTCGGCGCTGCGCAAGGGGCCGTTCGGGGTAGAGAGCCTCAACGTTGAAATCGAGAAAATCCTGCGTGAAGTCCGTCTGATTGGCGGCGCTGGGGCCTGGTATGCCGGCCGTCCGGTGCTGGTTACCCGCAACGACTATAGCCTGGGTCTCATGAATGGGGATGTCGGCATCGCCTTGCCCGACCCTGAATCCGGCGATCACCTACGTGTCTGCTTCCAGGCGGCAGACGGCGCCGTCCGCAAGGTGCTGACCAGCCGTCTGGTATCGGTTGAAACCGTCTTCGCTATGACCGTACACAAGTCCCAGGGCTCCGAATTCAATCACACCTGCCTGGTCCTGCCGGACCGGGTCAGTCCGATCCTGACCAAAGAGCTGCTCTATACCGGCATTACCCGCGCCCGTGACAGGTTCAGTCTGGTCGTTGCGGATCGACGAGTATTCCAGGCCGCGGTCGAGCGCCGTACCCAGCGGGCGTCCGCCCTGGCGGAGCGGCTTGCGGAACCGTTTCGGGTTCCCGGCGAGTGCTGA
- the recB gene encoding exodeoxyribonuclease V subunit beta: protein MSEPLRPLTFPLRGTRLIEASAGTGKTFTIAALYVRLVLNHGGSKSFGRPLTPAEILVVTFTKAATEELRDRIRSNLAAAARMFRGEPVDHPFLAPLRSEYEPEQHLGLARRLELAANSMDDAAIFTIHGWAQRMLRQHAFDSGQAFNTEIEEQLEPLWQEAARDYWRTFAYPLSQTAYAALADALGSADRLAALARHYPRSLHSLDTACYQELAHWEAGCLAQESRARDKWRQEEPGILSWFENALAEGHLNRTSHKDDVVRQQLQELSAWARGETVFIADDHGKLGSRRLKLKKNIALPDFVALEALSDLQDRLMLPDHMSGRLQAHAAAWCHNRVEVQKKRRGSMSFDDMLHHLDQALAGAGGPRLTATIRQHFPVALIDEFQDTDPEQYRIFRQVYSQREDLGFFMIGDPKQAIYGFRGADIYTYLAARRDSKGQHFTLDTNFRSVPPLVAGVNQVFEYAGRRPQGAFLLGDEIPFESVGSREKPDELQWNGRPLAGLTFWSHPGLGFSNKSDYLAALANSCASEIRRMLGAARAGEARFSNPRRPLQPSDFAILVRDFNEAGAIRTALAQRGLRSAYLSDRESVFACAEATDLLMWLRAVAEAERESLVRDALASRTLNLDLAQLDVHNENELAWEARIEQFRGYRVLWQQRGVLPLMRRFLEDFDVPRRLLAQADGERSLTNLLHLAELLQSQASQLDGEQALIRFLADQIDSGGHDLGEDAVLRLESDEDLIKVITFHKSKGLEYPLVFIPFVGLCRPLGKSRGPLIAFHDDQGAPCYADANDAEALARADRERLAEDLRLLYVALTRARHACWVGLLAYGQDRSKGYSCKLAPSAIAYILNGGCELAPQTLWDALETLCHASPAVTLEPLPPTDDVRLPPAVEQTQPKAPRRPRLKPTESWWITSYSAILDGARAQPDRAELTAAPQEAGSSPAHENMAELRHEPAERHFQADGPGLHGLPRGATVGNFLHNVLEWMAEQGFGTVADHPQLLEAHLEQTCAAHGLEEWATMLATQLQRIIQVPLQTAGNAPAVPSLASLDPESYRPELEFLFPANTTSTQALDQLVVDTVLPGRPRPRLRPQTLNGMLKGYIDLTFEVNGRYYVLDYKSNWLGEDDSWYTRERMAEAMLEHRYDLQYVLYILALHRLLRSRLPGYRYESHIGGACYLFLRGCSSPGQGIFSDRPPRKLIEALDELFRAQSLQGELFDGL from the coding sequence ATGAGTGAGCCACTGCGACCGCTGACATTCCCACTGCGCGGCACCCGCCTGATTGAAGCCAGCGCCGGGACCGGGAAAACCTTTACCATCGCCGCGCTCTACGTTCGCCTGGTACTCAACCACGGCGGCAGCAAAAGCTTCGGTCGCCCACTGACCCCGGCGGAAATCCTGGTGGTAACGTTTACCAAGGCGGCGACCGAGGAGCTGCGCGACCGTATCCGCAGCAACCTGGCCGCGGCGGCGCGCATGTTTCGCGGCGAGCCTGTGGACCATCCTTTCCTGGCGCCCCTACGCAGCGAATATGAGCCTGAGCAGCACCTCGGGCTCGCCCGCCGACTGGAGCTCGCAGCCAACAGTATGGATGACGCCGCTATATTCACCATCCATGGCTGGGCCCAGCGGATGCTGCGCCAGCACGCTTTTGACAGTGGCCAGGCCTTCAATACTGAAATTGAAGAGCAGCTGGAACCGCTCTGGCAGGAGGCGGCCCGGGACTACTGGCGTACCTTCGCCTACCCGTTGAGCCAGACCGCTTACGCCGCATTGGCTGATGCCCTGGGGTCGGCTGACAGGCTCGCGGCGCTGGCCCGGCATTACCCGCGGTCCCTCCACAGCCTCGACACCGCCTGTTATCAGGAGCTGGCCCACTGGGAGGCGGGTTGCCTGGCGCAGGAGAGCCGCGCCAGGGACAAGTGGCGCCAGGAGGAGCCGGGGATTCTGTCCTGGTTCGAGAACGCGCTGGCCGAAGGCCATCTCAATCGCACCAGTCACAAGGACGACGTGGTGCGCCAGCAGCTGCAGGAGCTGTCCGCATGGGCCAGGGGCGAGACGGTCTTTATTGCCGACGACCACGGCAAACTCGGCAGTCGTCGCCTCAAGCTCAAAAAGAACATCGCCTTGCCCGACTTTGTCGCCCTCGAAGCGCTGTCTGACCTGCAGGACCGGTTGATGCTGCCGGACCACATGAGCGGCCGGCTGCAGGCCCATGCCGCTGCCTGGTGCCACAACCGGGTCGAGGTCCAGAAAAAGCGCCGCGGCAGCATGAGCTTCGACGATATGCTCCATCACCTTGATCAGGCTCTGGCAGGTGCTGGCGGGCCACGCCTGACGGCGACCATTCGCCAGCACTTCCCGGTAGCGCTGATCGACGAATTCCAGGACACCGACCCCGAGCAATACCGTATTTTCCGGCAGGTCTACAGCCAGCGTGAAGACCTGGGCTTCTTCATGATCGGTGATCCCAAACAGGCCATTTATGGCTTCCGTGGCGCCGACATCTACACCTATCTGGCGGCGCGACGTGACAGCAAGGGGCAGCATTTCACCCTCGACACCAACTTCCGCTCGGTGCCGCCGCTGGTCGCAGGGGTCAACCAGGTGTTCGAGTATGCTGGCCGCCGCCCCCAGGGCGCGTTTCTGCTGGGTGATGAGATTCCCTTCGAAAGCGTCGGCAGCCGCGAGAAGCCCGATGAACTGCAATGGAACGGCCGGCCGCTGGCCGGCCTCACCTTCTGGTCGCACCCCGGGCTGGGTTTCAGTAACAAAAGCGATTACCTGGCCGCGCTGGCAAACAGCTGCGCCAGCGAAATACGCCGTATGCTCGGCGCAGCGCGCGCCGGCGAGGCCCGGTTCAGCAACCCTCGTCGACCTCTGCAGCCGTCGGATTTCGCCATCCTGGTGCGGGACTTCAATGAAGCCGGTGCCATCCGGACTGCCCTGGCCCAACGTGGTCTGCGCAGTGCCTACCTGAGTGACCGGGAGTCGGTCTTCGCGTGCGCGGAAGCGACCGATTTGCTGATGTGGCTGCGCGCCGTGGCTGAAGCCGAGCGTGAGAGCCTGGTCCGGGATGCGCTGGCCAGTCGCACGCTCAATCTCGACCTCGCGCAGCTGGATGTGCATAACGAGAATGAACTGGCTTGGGAGGCGCGTATAGAGCAGTTCCGGGGCTACCGGGTGCTCTGGCAGCAGCGCGGCGTGCTGCCCCTGATGCGTCGGTTTCTTGAGGATTTCGATGTTCCCCGACGCCTGCTGGCCCAAGCCGATGGCGAGAGATCCCTGACCAATCTGCTACATCTCGCGGAGCTGCTGCAGAGCCAGGCCAGCCAGCTCGATGGGGAGCAGGCATTGATACGGTTCCTGGCCGACCAGATTGATAGCGGTGGACATGACCTCGGCGAGGATGCCGTGTTGCGCCTGGAAAGCGACGAGGACCTGATCAAGGTCATCACCTTTCACAAGTCCAAAGGGCTGGAGTATCCCCTGGTTTTTATCCCGTTCGTCGGGCTCTGCCGGCCGCTGGGGAAAAGCCGCGGCCCGCTCATCGCCTTCCACGATGACCAGGGCGCGCCATGCTACGCCGACGCCAACGATGCCGAAGCCCTGGCGCGGGCCGACCGCGAGCGTCTGGCCGAAGATCTGCGGCTACTCTACGTTGCGCTCACGCGCGCCCGCCACGCCTGCTGGGTTGGTCTGCTCGCGTATGGCCAGGACAGGAGCAAGGGTTACAGCTGCAAGCTGGCGCCGTCCGCTATTGCCTATATTCTCAATGGCGGCTGCGAACTTGCGCCCCAGACGCTCTGGGACGCCCTGGAAACCCTTTGTCACGCCTCGCCCGCTGTCACACTGGAGCCGCTGCCGCCAACCGATGATGTGCGCCTGCCTCCCGCCGTAGAGCAAACGCAGCCCAAGGCCCCGCGGCGGCCTCGTCTGAAACCGACTGAATCCTGGTGGATCACCAGCTACAGCGCAATTCTGGACGGGGCCAGAGCGCAACCGGACCGGGCCGAACTGACTGCGGCCCCGCAAGAGGCAGGCAGCAGCCCGGCCCATGAAAACATGGCCGAACTGCGCCATGAGCCAGCCGAGCGGCACTTCCAGGCGGACGGCCCTGGCCTCCACGGGCTCCCCCGGGGCGCCACGGTGGGCAATTTCCTGCACAACGTGCTCGAATGGATGGCCGAACAGGGCTTTGGCACCGTCGCCGATCACCCGCAACTGCTGGAAGCCCACCTGGAGCAAACATGCGCCGCCCACGGGCTTGAAGAGTGGGCCACAATGCTCGCCACTCAGCTCCAGCGGATTATCCAGGTGCCGCTGCAAACCGCAGGCAATGCGCCTGCGGTCCCGAGCCTGGCCAGCCTTGACCCGGAGAGTTACCGTCCCGAGCTGGAGTTCCTCTTTCCGGCCAATACCACTTCCACCCAGGCGCTTGATCAGCTCGTCGTCGACACGGTACTGCCGGGTCGGCCCCGTCCCCGGCTGCGTCCGCAAACACTCAATGGCATGCTGAAAGGCTACATCGACCTGACGTTCGAGGTGAACGGGCGCTATTACGTGCTCGATTACAAGTCCAACTGGCTGGGCGAGGACGATAGCTGGTACACCCGGGAACGCATGGCCGAGGCCATGCTTGAACACCGCTATGACCTGCAGTACGTGCTCTATATTCTGGCCCTGCATCGCCTGCTGAGATCACGCTTGCCCGGTTACCGGTACGAGAGCCATATTGGCGGCGCCTGCTATCTGTTCCTGCGCGGTTGCTCCAGCCCGGGACAGGGTATATTCAGTGATCGGCCGCCCCGCAAGCTCATCGAAGCGCTGGATGAGTTGTTCCGGGCCCAGTCGCTGCAGGGGGAGTTGTTCGATGGCCTCTGA
- the recC gene encoding exodeoxyribonuclease V subunit gamma, whose translation MPSTDHAPASGLTIVHANHPEDLRELVAGLIQRNPLRPLENEVFLVQSNGMAQWLKLKLAQDDACGIAAALDMQMPSRFLWSAYRAVLGKGTVPDHSPFDREPLTWRLLRLLPACLDDPLFEPLGHFLAVDDDLRKRYQLAERLADLFDQYQVYRADWLAAWQAGDDELISPRGERHPLGADQRWQAALWRRLQSDVGPDLADSSRAEVHRRFLEQVRLLGERPPALPRRLTVFGISSLPQQILEALDALSRHLAVQIYVHNPCRYYWADIIEERHLLRFERYRHPDKPGLQGLDADQLHSRTNPLLAAWGKQGRDYIGLLYDYDNATSSHASIDLFRDRNDAAQPHLLHQVQQKILDLEPLPPADQPEKREPVAAGDRSVAFRLAHSRQREVEILQDHLLALLDETPAGVADKQLAPRDIIVMVPDIAAYAPHIEAVFGRLAPDDSRYIPYSIGDRSERSSNPILAALESLLTLPESRFTVSDVLGLLDVAAFRATFGLSQEDMPALHRWIEQSGIRWGLHSRQREHLDLPPGLDQNSWRFGLKRMLLGYAGGSGGAWHEIEPFDEIGGLDATVAGKLYRVVETLEDYWQRLRQTHSPDEWSIHLRDLVLECLQPSDDDALVLEQFQEVLRQWQQHCDEAGLTENLPLSVVRDALLARFEEVSLSQRFLAGRINFGTLMPMRAIPFEVVCLLGMNDGEYPRQRPPLDFDLMAEQYRPGDRSRQEDDRYLFLEALLSARRGFYLSWLGRNARDNSERTPSVLVGQLRDYLDAGWQMTDNAGENVPVSQGLTLLHPLQPFSRVYFESMGGHDPYFTYAREWAGLHTVRTEALVGQARADTPLILPPQPLDAALSLDQLHRFMRYPADAFFNQRLNVWFGRSEEPTPEDEPFVLDGLARFSYRSEIFEQCRKADIAEQEDLLSEGLERLRRAGRLPMGAARANVSEQIEAEVRETLAHWNRVMARWPASADPLELALDGLILPELPDQQVIALNDWVDHLYGDGNGNLACILAQPAQAWNGRQGKQSQLKYHYFIALWLRHVALAAAGQPITSVLVSTDGAHTLPVVEQAAAVQSLQRLLTAWYTAQQQCLPLGMGTAMALLRDEPEERTDLQRYLSAYAGADFGPPGDLGASPALERCWPDLNAAWQAGLPAWAEQVYGDFFASVQQREREHE comes from the coding sequence ATGCCGAGCACGGACCACGCACCGGCTTCCGGGCTGACCATTGTCCACGCCAACCATCCGGAAGACCTGAGAGAGCTGGTGGCGGGGCTGATCCAACGTAACCCGTTGCGCCCCCTTGAGAACGAAGTTTTCCTGGTCCAGAGCAATGGCATGGCCCAATGGCTGAAGCTCAAACTGGCCCAGGACGACGCCTGTGGTATTGCCGCGGCGCTCGACATGCAGATGCCGTCCCGCTTCCTCTGGTCGGCCTACCGTGCGGTGCTGGGCAAAGGGACGGTGCCCGACCATTCGCCTTTTGATCGTGAGCCCCTGACCTGGCGCCTGCTGCGACTGCTGCCCGCGTGCCTGGATGACCCGCTGTTCGAGCCCCTGGGCCACTTTCTCGCCGTGGATGACGATCTGCGCAAGCGCTACCAGCTGGCTGAACGACTGGCCGACCTGTTCGACCAGTATCAGGTTTACCGGGCGGACTGGCTGGCCGCATGGCAGGCAGGCGACGACGAACTGATCAGCCCACGCGGGGAAAGACACCCCCTGGGCGCGGACCAGCGCTGGCAGGCAGCACTCTGGCGACGCCTTCAAAGCGACGTCGGCCCGGACCTTGCCGATAGCTCGCGGGCGGAAGTCCATCGTCGCTTTCTCGAACAGGTGCGCCTGCTCGGCGAACGCCCACCCGCATTGCCACGCCGCCTGACCGTATTCGGCATTTCCTCGCTGCCCCAGCAGATCCTGGAAGCCCTCGACGCACTGTCCCGTCATCTTGCTGTTCAGATCTATGTGCACAACCCCTGCCGCTACTACTGGGCAGACATTATCGAGGAGCGCCACCTGCTCCGGTTCGAACGCTACCGTCATCCGGACAAACCGGGCCTGCAGGGCCTCGACGCTGACCAGTTACATAGCCGCACGAACCCTCTGTTGGCGGCCTGGGGCAAGCAGGGACGGGACTATATCGGGCTGCTATACGACTACGACAATGCCACCAGCAGCCACGCCAGCATTGACCTTTTCCGAGACCGCAACGACGCAGCGCAGCCACACCTTCTCCACCAGGTTCAGCAGAAAATTCTCGACCTCGAGCCCCTGCCGCCTGCGGATCAGCCCGAAAAGCGCGAACCGGTGGCTGCAGGGGACCGCTCGGTCGCCTTCCGGCTGGCCCACAGCCGGCAAAGGGAAGTCGAGATACTGCAGGACCATTTGCTGGCGCTGCTGGACGAGACACCTGCAGGTGTGGCCGACAAACAGCTGGCGCCGCGGGACATCATCGTCATGGTGCCCGACATTGCGGCCTACGCGCCGCATATAGAAGCTGTTTTCGGCCGATTGGCGCCGGACGATTCCCGTTATATCCCCTACAGCATCGGCGACCGCAGTGAGCGCTCGAGCAACCCGATTCTGGCCGCCCTTGAGAGCCTGCTGACTCTGCCTGAATCCCGTTTCACCGTCAGCGACGTGTTGGGGCTACTCGATGTTGCCGCGTTCAGGGCAACCTTTGGCCTCAGCCAGGAGGACATGCCGGCCCTTCACCGCTGGATCGAACAAAGCGGCATTCGCTGGGGCCTGCACAGCCGCCAGCGCGAACATCTGGACCTGCCGCCCGGCCTGGACCAGAACAGCTGGCGCTTCGGGCTCAAGCGTATGCTGCTGGGTTACGCCGGGGGGAGCGGCGGCGCCTGGCATGAGATTGAACCCTTTGACGAGATCGGCGGGCTGGACGCAACTGTCGCCGGCAAGCTCTACCGCGTCGTTGAAACTCTGGAAGACTACTGGCAACGATTGCGGCAAACCCATTCCCCGGATGAGTGGAGCATCCACCTGCGTGACCTTGTCCTTGAGTGTCTCCAGCCCAGCGATGATGACGCCCTGGTTCTGGAGCAGTTCCAGGAAGTGCTGAGGCAGTGGCAACAACATTGCGACGAGGCCGGACTCACTGAAAACCTGCCACTGTCGGTCGTCCGCGATGCGCTCCTGGCTCGCTTTGAAGAAGTCAGCCTTTCCCAGCGTTTTCTTGCCGGGCGGATCAACTTCGGTACGTTGATGCCCATGCGCGCTATTCCTTTCGAGGTGGTCTGTCTCCTCGGCATGAACGACGGTGAGTATCCACGCCAGCGCCCGCCGCTGGACTTTGACCTCATGGCCGAGCAGTACCGTCCGGGCGACCGCTCGCGCCAGGAGGACGACCGCTACCTGTTTCTTGAGGCCCTGCTGTCAGCACGCCGGGGATTTTATCTGTCCTGGCTGGGCCGCAATGCCCGCGACAACAGCGAACGCACCCCGTCCGTCCTGGTTGGCCAGTTACGCGACTACCTCGACGCCGGCTGGCAAATGACAGATAACGCTGGCGAAAATGTTCCGGTCAGTCAGGGGCTGACCCTGTTGCACCCGTTGCAGCCTTTCAGCCGGGTCTACTTCGAGTCCATGGGGGGCCATGACCCCTATTTCACCTATGCCCGGGAATGGGCCGGCCTGCATACCGTGCGGACCGAGGCTCTGGTAGGACAGGCCCGTGCCGACACCCCCCTGATCCTGCCGCCGCAACCACTCGACGCTGCCCTGAGCCTGGATCAACTGCACCGGTTCATGCGCTACCCGGCGGATGCCTTCTTCAACCAGCGCCTCAATGTCTGGTTTGGACGCAGTGAAGAGCCTACCCCCGAAGACGAGCCCTTCGTCCTGGATGGGCTTGCCCGGTTCAGCTACCGCAGCGAGATCTTCGAGCAGTGCCGCAAGGCCGATATCGCAGAGCAGGAAGACCTGTTGTCCGAGGGGCTCGAGCGCCTCAGGCGAGCGGGGCGCTTGCCCATGGGCGCCGCCAGGGCTAACGTCAGCGAGCAGATCGAGGCGGAGGTCCGCGAGACCCTGGCCCACTGGAACCGTGTGATGGCACGATGGCCCGCTTCTGCAGACCCGCTTGAGCTGGCACTCGATGGTCTGATACTGCCGGAACTCCCAGACCAGCAGGTCATAGCCCTGAATGACTGGGTTGACCACCTTTACGGCGACGGCAACGGCAATCTCGCCTGCATTCTGGCGCAGCCGGCGCAGGCCTGGAATGGCAGGCAGGGCAAGCAATCCCAACTCAAATACCACTACTTTATCGCCCTCTGGCTACGGCATGTGGCCCTAGCCGCCGCGGGTCAGCCGATAACGAGCGTCCTCGTCTCCACCGACGGTGCCCATACGCTGCCTGTCGTTGAACAGGCAGCAGCCGTTCAAAGCCTGCAACGGCTGCTTACGGCCTGGTACACCGCTCAGCAGCAGTGTCTACCCCTGGGCATGGGCACCGCCATGGCGCTGCTTCGGGATGAGCCTGAGGAGCGGACGGACCTCCAGCGTTACCTCAGCGCTTACGCGGGCGCTGACTTCGGCCCGCCCGGCGACCTTGGCGCCAGTCCAGCGCTGGAGCGCTGCTGGCCTGACCTGAACGCCGCCTGGCAGGCGGGGCTGCCGGCATGGGCAGAACAGGTTTACGGTGATTTTTTCGCCAGTGTGCAGCAGCGGGAGCGAGAGCATGAGTGA
- a CDS encoding DoxX family protein, whose translation MLHQPDLGKLILRLALGLMILLHGISKLLHGVGGIESMLVSHGLPAFLAWGVFVGEVLAPLMIILGFHTRLGAGLIAINMVVAILLAHTGELYQLTRNGGWALELQGMFLFTALALVFTGPGRFRVHS comes from the coding sequence GTGCTGCATCAACCTGATCTCGGAAAACTCATTCTGCGCCTTGCGCTGGGCTTAATGATTCTCTTGCACGGCATTTCAAAGCTACTGCACGGCGTCGGCGGTATCGAGAGCATGCTGGTCAGCCATGGTTTGCCTGCGTTTCTGGCCTGGGGTGTCTTTGTCGGTGAAGTGCTGGCACCGCTTATGATCATCCTGGGTTTTCACACGCGGTTGGGCGCGGGCCTGATTGCCATCAATATGGTGGTCGCTATCCTTCTGGCGCACACGGGTGAGCTCTACCAATTGACCCGGAACGGCGGCTGGGCCCTTGAGCTGCAGGGCATGTTCCTGTTTACGGCGTTGGCGCTCGTCTTCACCGGCCCGGGACGATTCCGCGTTCATAGCTGA